TTGTCTGTTAACATAGTGTCTCCTATACATGTAGGTGCGTACGCGCAGTTTCAAGCCCGTAACGCACTATTGATTAACGCAGGCTTTCTAAAAATAGTCTTCCGATATCAAGATTATATTCAAAATCTATTGCTGACCAAGGGCTATTATACCCAATAATCGGCACATAACTTTCGTGTCGCGAACCGTGTGACCGCACAGCGGTTGGTTCAACTGCGGTTTCCAATTCACCGAAGACAGTCGTTTCATCTGCTAACACAAAGATGTCGCCGATCCGTTCGCGATGGAGCCGAAACCTGCCTGCGGCATCTTCTGCAGCGTACACTTCTTCAATACCGGGCGTACGCAGCAGTTTCTGAATCGCTTCTGGTGTATCCGCATGGCTTTTTAGAAATACGTATGCCGCGCCACCTAAATTGCCGTGATGTGCAACGTATCGATCCTTAATAATCGGGATGGCACTCGCGGGGATACCTTGCTCCGTTAGCAAGCGGCCCGGGTCAAGTGCGGTGGTCTTCTCCAACATCCCATGATCCGCCGTAATATAGATTTCACGTTCTGGATCATCATCTACAATGTCACCGATGATTTGGTCGAGTACTACGAGATGGCGTTGCGACGGTTCGGCATCGGGCGCGTATTTGTGTTGGACCCAATCCGTTGTTGAGCAGTAGACAAGTTCTGGATCGTCTCTACGCACAGTCTCGCGCACAGCACGTAGGAGCCACCAGTTGATTTCAATTGAATAAATCGGCTCAACCTGTCCAGCCATCTGGATATATTCAGGCGGTGGTGCTTCAGCGGCAACAGCGATGTCGGTACCGGCTTCTAACATTCGTAACAACTTTTTCTTTGTTACAAACAGTGCGGTTTTGTCTGCAAATTTAGACGCTTTTGCGATTTCAAAGAGTGTCGGTGCGAGAAGGAAACGGTTATCCTCAATAAATTCGCCTTTGCCAGTCATTCTGTCTACATGGTAATTCGTCGTGATGCCATGTGTCTCAGGAAAGGTGCCAGTTGCGATGCTCACATTGTTGACATTCGTAACAGACGGAATAACGGCATTGGCATGCCGATAAAATCCGGTTTTTGCCAATCTTTGAAGGTTTGGAAGGTCGCTCGCCGCGAGATAGTCATGACTCCCCGCGTCGATGCAGAGGATAAGAATTTTTCGTCTTTTCACGTTTTGTGTGTAACTCCACTCTCTCTAATGTTTTGGCAGCTAACTTTATCTGCCTACCAAGGGAATTGTAGCAGCTATCCATCTAAATTGCAAACTTTTTGATGGC
The Candidatus Poribacteria bacterium genome window above contains:
- a CDS encoding alkaline phosphatase family protein is translated as MKRRKILILCIDAGSHDYLAASDLPNLQRLAKTGFYRHANAVIPSVTNVNNVSIATGTFPETHGITTNYHVDRMTGKGEFIEDNRFLLAPTLFEIAKASKFADKTALFVTKKKLLRMLEAGTDIAVAAEAPPPEYIQMAGQVEPIYSIEINWWLLRAVRETVRRDDPELVYCSTTDWVQHKYAPDAEPSQRHLVVLDQIIGDIVDDDPEREIYITADHGMLEKTTALDPGRLLTEQGIPASAIPIIKDRYVAHHGNLGGAAYVFLKSHADTPEAIQKLLRTPGIEEVYAAEDAAGRFRLHRERIGDIFVLADETTVFGELETAVEPTAVRSHGSRHESYVPIIGYNSPWSAIDFEYNLDIGRLFLESLR